From Providencia sp. R33, a single genomic window includes:
- the tsaB gene encoding tRNA (adenosine(37)-N6)-threonylcarbamoyltransferase complex dimerization subunit type 1 TsaB, translating to MSSRILAVDTATEACSVALLCGDDIISRFAISPREHTQKVLPMVGEVLAEAGVTLNQLDALAFGRGPGSFTGVRIGVGIAQGLALGADLPMIGVSSLMTLAQGVFRTTNQSNVLVAIDARMSEIYCAQYSRAADGAWQGEETEAVLLPDDFKTKFAGISGQWSYAGTGWEAYPSLLDGYESLNNSQITLPAAQDMLPIAAQLWLQGKTVAVENVEPTYLRNEVTWKKLPGRE from the coding sequence ATGTCGAGTCGTATTCTTGCTGTCGATACAGCAACTGAAGCCTGTTCTGTCGCACTATTATGTGGTGATGACATTATCTCACGTTTTGCTATTTCACCTCGCGAACACACGCAAAAAGTTTTACCAATGGTCGGGGAAGTACTAGCAGAGGCAGGTGTCACTTTAAATCAACTAGATGCACTCGCGTTCGGCCGCGGGCCGGGAAGTTTTACTGGTGTGCGTATTGGTGTGGGCATTGCTCAAGGCTTAGCACTCGGAGCTGATTTACCGATGATTGGCGTGTCATCGTTGATGACCTTGGCGCAAGGGGTATTTCGTACAACCAACCAATCAAACGTGCTGGTGGCGATAGATGCCCGTATGTCTGAAATCTATTGCGCACAATATTCACGTGCTGCTGACGGTGCTTGGCAGGGTGAAGAAACTGAAGCGGTCTTATTACCTGACGACTTTAAAACCAAATTTGCTGGTATTTCAGGGCAATGGAGTTATGCAGGAACAGGGTGGGAAGCATATCCATCATTACTAGACGGTTATGAATCTCTCAATAACAGCCAAATAACCCTACCTGCTGCACAAGATATGCTGCCTATTGCTGCGCAATTATGGCTTCAAGGTAAAACCGTTGCGGTTGAAAATGTGGAACCGACCTATTTACGTAATGAAGTGACGTGGAAAAAACTTCCAGGTCGCGAATAA
- the mdtI gene encoding multidrug/spermidine efflux SMR transporter subunit MdtI encodes MASHFEWWHAAFLILAVVLEIIANILLKMSNGFKRYWLGILSLVAVLGAFSSLAQAVKGIELSIAYALWGAFGIIATVAAGWILFNQRLNYKGWGGIVLLLLGMVLIKMS; translated from the coding sequence ATGGCCAGTCATTTTGAATGGTGGCATGCTGCGTTTTTGATCCTAGCCGTTGTATTGGAAATCATTGCGAATATCTTGTTAAAAATGTCGAATGGCTTTAAACGATATTGGCTTGGTATCCTCTCGCTGGTGGCTGTGCTGGGGGCATTTAGCTCTCTCGCGCAAGCGGTAAAAGGCATTGAGCTATCCATCGCTTATGCGCTCTGGGGCGCATTCGGGATCATCGCAACAGTGGCAGCAGGGTGGATACTGTTTAACCAACGGCTGAATTATAAAGGCTGGGGTGGAATAGTGTTGCTGTTGTTAGGTATGGTGTTGATTAAGATGTCCTAA
- the rnd gene encoding ribonuclease D produces the protein MNYRLVTTDSELAQICQEASDAPWLALDTEFVRTRTFYPQLGLLQLYDGKQVSLIDPLSISDFSPFKALLTNPNQLKFLHAGSEDLEVFMHDFDCVPEPMIDTQIVAAFLGYPISCGFASLVAEHLGIELDKSESRTDWLARPLSAKQCDYATADVLYLLPLAEILMQKVTEAGYLDDAKDECLRVVARRQKALKPEKAYLNIHNAWQLRDEQLACLQLLADWRLNQAKARDMAINFVVKEEHLWKVARFLPTSLGELDSLGLTGQEIRCHGKRLLSIVEQAKKLDASQYPAPVANITEQSQYKNVFKEIKAVVKDIAENEKFNAELLASRRQINQLLSIHWGIKSSSTPPELLAGWRGKLLAEPLTKLLSSL, from the coding sequence TTGAATTATCGTTTAGTGACCACAGATAGCGAACTCGCCCAAATATGCCAAGAGGCCAGCGATGCACCTTGGCTTGCACTGGATACTGAGTTTGTTCGTACAAGAACATTTTATCCTCAATTAGGTTTGCTACAGCTGTATGATGGAAAGCAAGTTTCGTTGATTGACCCACTTTCAATATCGGATTTCAGCCCTTTTAAAGCGCTGCTGACGAATCCAAACCAGCTTAAATTTTTGCACGCAGGGAGTGAAGACCTTGAAGTGTTTATGCATGATTTTGATTGTGTACCGGAGCCTATGATTGATACTCAAATCGTTGCTGCTTTTCTGGGGTACCCAATTTCATGCGGCTTTGCATCATTGGTTGCAGAGCACCTAGGTATTGAGCTGGACAAAAGTGAATCACGGACAGATTGGCTAGCACGTCCGTTAAGTGCGAAACAATGTGACTATGCCACTGCGGATGTGTTGTATTTGTTGCCATTAGCTGAAATTCTCATGCAAAAGGTTACTGAAGCAGGCTATTTAGATGATGCTAAAGATGAATGTCTGCGTGTGGTTGCCCGTCGCCAAAAAGCCCTGAAACCAGAAAAAGCGTACTTAAATATCCACAATGCGTGGCAGTTACGTGATGAGCAACTCGCTTGCTTGCAACTACTTGCTGATTGGCGTTTGAACCAAGCCAAAGCACGGGACATGGCGATTAACTTTGTGGTGAAAGAAGAACATTTGTGGAAAGTTGCTCGTTTCTTACCGACTTCCCTTGGCGAGTTAGATAGCCTTGGTTTGACAGGGCAAGAGATCCGTTGCCATGGTAAGCGTTTGCTGAGCATTGTTGAGCAAGCTAAGAAGCTTGATGCAAGCCAATACCCAGCACCAGTGGCGAATATTACCGAACAAAGCCAATATAAAAATGTCTTTAAAGAAATTAAAGCGGTAGTTAAAGATATTGCTGAAAATGAAAAATTTAATGCTGAGTTATTAGCATCAAGGCGCCAAATAAATCAGTTGTTATCTATTCACTGGGGAATTAAATCTTCCAGCACACCACCTGAATTATTGGCAGGCTGGCGGGGTAAATTGCTTGCTGAGCCGCTCACTAAATTATTATCGAGCTTGTAA
- a CDS encoding ATP-dependent DNA helicase: MHDDFSADGFLAKTISGFQPRAAQVTMSNAVTEAIEQQHVLVAEAGTGTGKTYAYLVPALRSGKKVIVSTGSKALQDQLYHRDLPTIINAMNYTGRTALLKGRSNYLCLERLDQQSLGGGSLEPEILSAVVRLRSWSIESELGDTSTCHDIAEDSPVWPLVTSTNDNCLGSDCPRYQECFVLKARRKALEADVVVVNHHLFMADRVVKDTGFGELIPQADVMIFDEAHQIPDIASQYFGQQLSSRQLLDLARDMIMTYRTELKDQVQLQKSADRLTQSTLDFRLNLGENSFRGNLRDLLKLNEVQRALTLLDDSLELCYEVIKTSLGRSQSLDSIFERVTIYRNRLNRLKDVTIPGYSYWFESYGRHFLLALTPLTVADKFSEMIAGTPASWVFTSATLSVNEKLSHFTDRLGLTKAKTLLLASPFDYESQTMLCVPRFLPEPNQRGSAQKLATMLRPLIEKNQGRCFFLCTSHLMMRELAEEFKASLTLPVMMQGESSKNKLLAQFIAAGNAVLVATSSFWEGVDVRGDELTCVIIDKLPFTAPDDPLLRARIEDCELRGGDPFADVQLPDAVITLKQGVGRLIRDTSDYGVIVICDNRLVTRPYGEVFLRSLPPSPRTRSLTKAINFLAKKRTQAAAK; encoded by the coding sequence GTGCACGACGACTTTTCTGCTGACGGCTTTTTGGCTAAAACAATTTCAGGTTTTCAACCGCGTGCCGCGCAGGTGACGATGTCTAATGCAGTCACAGAGGCCATTGAACAACAACATGTTTTAGTCGCAGAAGCGGGTACAGGAACAGGGAAAACCTACGCGTATTTAGTACCAGCGCTAAGAAGCGGTAAAAAAGTAATTGTTTCCACGGGGTCAAAAGCACTGCAAGACCAACTTTATCACCGTGACCTGCCAACGATTATTAATGCGATGAATTACACCGGGCGTACAGCTTTACTAAAAGGGCGCTCGAACTATTTGTGCTTAGAGCGGTTAGATCAGCAATCATTGGGTGGGGGGAGCTTAGAGCCTGAAATTTTATCCGCCGTGGTGCGATTGCGCAGCTGGTCTATTGAATCTGAGCTAGGTGATACCAGCACTTGCCATGACATTGCAGAAGATAGCCCTGTTTGGCCATTGGTGACTAGCACCAACGACAACTGCCTAGGCAGTGACTGCCCGCGTTACCAAGAGTGCTTTGTGTTAAAAGCGCGCCGAAAAGCGCTAGAAGCGGATGTCGTGGTGGTTAACCATCACTTGTTTATGGCGGATCGCGTTGTTAAAGACACCGGTTTTGGGGAATTGATCCCACAAGCCGATGTGATGATCTTCGATGAAGCCCACCAAATTCCTGATATTGCTAGCCAATATTTTGGTCAACAGCTAAGTAGCCGGCAATTGCTCGATCTTGCTCGCGATATGATAATGACCTATCGCACGGAATTAAAAGACCAAGTTCAACTGCAAAAAAGTGCTGATAGACTGACACAGAGCACTTTAGATTTTCGCTTGAATCTGGGGGAAAATAGCTTCCGTGGCAATTTGCGTGATTTATTAAAACTGAATGAAGTTCAGCGTGCCTTAACCTTGCTCGATGATTCCTTAGAACTTTGTTATGAGGTAATTAAAACGTCGTTAGGGCGTTCCCAAAGTTTAGACTCTATTTTTGAGCGCGTGACTATCTACCGTAACCGATTGAATCGCTTAAAAGATGTTACTATTCCTGGCTACAGTTATTGGTTCGAAAGTTATGGTCGTCACTTTTTACTCGCATTAACCCCCCTCACGGTTGCAGATAAATTTAGCGAAATGATAGCAGGTACACCAGCGAGCTGGGTGTTTACCTCTGCGACGCTTTCTGTGAATGAAAAATTGAGCCACTTTACGGATCGTTTAGGGCTCACTAAAGCGAAAACGTTGTTGTTAGCCAGCCCTTTTGATTACGAAAGCCAAACGATGCTGTGTGTTCCGCGTTTTTTACCTGAGCCAAACCAACGGGGTAGCGCGCAGAAGTTGGCAACCATGTTGCGGCCGTTGATTGAAAAAAATCAGGGGCGTTGTTTTTTTCTCTGTACGTCTCACTTAATGATGCGAGAGCTGGCTGAAGAGTTTAAAGCCTCGTTGACCCTGCCCGTGATGATGCAAGGGGAAAGCAGTAAAAATAAATTACTTGCCCAGTTTATTGCCGCAGGTAATGCGGTGTTAGTCGCGACGAGTAGCTTTTGGGAAGGCGTAGATGTGCGTGGTGATGAGTTAACCTGTGTGATCATCGATAAACTACCCTTTACCGCGCCCGATGACCCCCTATTAAGAGCACGTATTGAAGATTGTGAACTGCGTGGCGGTGATCCATTCGCGGATGTGCAATTACCCGATGCAGTGATCACCTTAAAACAAGGGGTGGGGCGTTTAATTCGTGATACCAGTGATTACGGGGTGATAGTGATTTGCGATAATCGCTTAGTCACGCGTCCTTATGGTGAAGTATTTTTACGCAGTTTGCCACCATCACCACGAACCCGCAGTTTAACCAAAGCGATAAATTTTCTTGCGAAAAAGAGGACACAGGCCGCTGCGAAATAA
- the mdtJ gene encoding multidrug/spermidine efflux SMR transporter subunit MdtJ: MIYWIFLILAIVTEVIGTLSMKHASVSGDFTGMVVMYVMIATSYILLAIAVKKVALGVAYALWEGIGILFITTFSVMWFDETLSPMKIGGLVLLITGIGLIKSGTKKATVRESAQKVKQATQHAVNAAKSSALVGREAKSEA, translated from the coding sequence ATGATTTATTGGATATTTTTAATATTAGCTATCGTAACTGAAGTTATTGGTACCTTATCAATGAAACACGCCAGTGTGAGCGGCGATTTCACTGGTATGGTGGTCATGTACGTGATGATAGCCACTTCTTACATTCTTCTCGCGATTGCGGTAAAAAAAGTCGCATTAGGTGTTGCTTACGCACTTTGGGAAGGTATCGGTATTTTGTTTATTACTACCTTCAGCGTTATGTGGTTTGACGAAACCTTATCACCAATGAAAATAGGTGGATTAGTATTACTGATCACCGGTATTGGTCTGATTAAATCAGGAACCAAAAAAGCAACAGTTCGCGAGTCGGCTCAAAAAGTAAAACAAGCCACTCAACATGCGGTCAACGCAGCCAAATCAAGTGCTTTAGTTGGACGCGAAGCTAAGTCGGAGGCGTAA
- the pdxK gene encoding pyridoxine/pyridoxal/pyridoxamine kinase: MNTFSLTSNSFQNAADATPLPYDVVSIQSQVIYGSVGNSIAVPALTKQGLRVAAIPTVVLSNTPHYPTCYGGELPGEWFRGYLNGFVERGSLDSVRSILTGYLGSPDKARDLADWLAKVREQRPTLPVIVDPVMGDEDSGFYIPPEIADVYRDKVIPLATGIIPNKFELMTLSGQQVNDLDEAIIAARSLLKGHTQWVIITSAFQPDDDNIEVVCVTKNDVAVIRHKRYPVTPKGTGDLFGAELTAQLLAGLSVPDAAKMACLRIEQGIIHMVATGRSELVL, translated from the coding sequence ATGAACACCTTCAGCCTAACCTCCAATAGCTTTCAAAATGCCGCAGACGCAACGCCACTCCCTTATGATGTCGTATCTATTCAATCCCAAGTGATTTATGGCAGTGTGGGAAACAGTATCGCCGTTCCTGCACTGACCAAGCAAGGTTTACGTGTTGCTGCAATTCCAACCGTCGTATTAAGTAATACCCCTCACTATCCAACCTGTTATGGCGGTGAATTACCGGGTGAATGGTTTCGTGGTTATTTAAACGGTTTTGTCGAACGCGGTAGCTTAGACTCCGTCAGATCAATTCTAACGGGTTATTTAGGTTCACCAGACAAAGCGCGGGATTTAGCAGATTGGCTGGCAAAAGTGCGTGAACAGCGCCCTACATTACCAGTCATTGTCGACCCAGTAATGGGGGATGAAGATAGCGGTTTTTATATTCCACCTGAAATTGCGGATGTCTATCGTGACAAAGTGATCCCATTAGCAACAGGTATTATCCCGAATAAATTCGAATTGATGACCTTAAGTGGGCAGCAGGTTAATGACTTAGACGAAGCGATTATTGCCGCTCGCAGCTTATTAAAAGGTCATACGCAATGGGTAATTATTACCAGTGCCTTCCAACCTGATGACGATAATATTGAAGTGGTCTGCGTGACAAAAAATGATGTCGCCGTGATCCGCCATAAACGTTACCCTGTCACGCCAAAGGGAACAGGTGATTTATTTGGGGCAGAACTGACTGCACAACTCCTTGCTGGCCTATCCGTCCCTGATGCTGCAAAAATGGCATGTTTACGTATCGAGCAAGGGATCATCCATATGGTGGCAACGGGTCGCAGTGAGTTAGTGCTTTAA
- a CDS encoding Slam-dependent surface lipoprotein: MKKLTLVVLMASLSGASTSVFAEATSQQSQSYTDGVVDIRIDKTEAMGGPHGGVAGTPGIGYRGTHNGKTIAFSGLKGMATQKPDDVYQLESSGGRHVNMGKFQFSQVADAEIYYGDWSQTGVNGDSTHTAYFSGNNASTEVPTNGSAVYNIEGVNQFDGEGKLTGTFNVDFGQKSYVGLLEGNELKQSMEGDVFEDGKFKGTAEAISHDSLLGDSMGQFFGDNAEHVAGITSFKDNHELDTAFGGKKAD; encoded by the coding sequence ATGAAAAAATTAACATTAGTTGTATTAATGGCGTCATTATCAGGGGCTTCTACCAGTGTATTTGCAGAGGCAACATCACAGCAAAGCCAAAGTTATACTGACGGTGTTGTTGATATTCGTATCGATAAAACTGAGGCAATGGGGGGGCCTCATGGTGGAGTTGCGGGTACACCGGGTATCGGTTATCGCGGTACGCATAATGGTAAGACAATTGCATTTTCAGGTTTGAAGGGGATGGCTACGCAAAAACCTGATGATGTGTACCAGTTAGAAAGCAGCGGCGGCCGCCATGTCAATATGGGTAAATTTCAATTTAGCCAAGTTGCGGATGCTGAAATCTATTATGGGGATTGGTCACAAACTGGGGTAAATGGCGATAGCACACATACCGCTTATTTTTCAGGTAACAATGCGAGCACCGAAGTTCCCACCAATGGAAGCGCCGTATATAACATCGAGGGAGTTAACCAATTTGATGGTGAAGGTAAGTTAACAGGTACCTTTAATGTCGACTTTGGTCAGAAGTCGTATGTGGGCTTACTGGAGGGGAATGAATTAAAGCAGTCCATGGAAGGGGATGTTTTTGAAGATGGTAAATTTAAGGGAACAGCCGAAGCCATTTCCCATGATTCTCTTCTAGGGGATAGTATGGGGCAATTCTTTGGGGATAATGCGGAGCATGTCGCCGGTATCACCTCATTCAAAGATAACCATGAGTTAGACACCGCATTTGGTGGCAAAAAAGCGGACTAA
- the fadD gene encoding long-chain-fatty-acid--CoA ligase FadD, translating to MEKIWLKNYPADVPEEINPDRFASLAELLENAVSQYADQPAFINMGAVMTYRKLEERSRAFAAYLQNGLGLKKGDRVALMMPNLLQYPIALFGILRAGMVVVNVNPLYTPRELEHQLNDSGTTAIVIVSNFASTLEKIVYNTKVKHVILTRMGDQLSRPKATIVDFVVKYVKRLVPKYNLPDAISFRRAMHYGYRMQYIKPNISGGDLAFLQYTGGTTGVAKGAMLTHRNMLANLEQARAAYGPVLKFGAEFVVTALPLYHVFALTVNCLLFINVGGVNLLITNPRDVPDTVKQLGRYPITSITGVNTLFNAWIHNAEFQKLDFSRLRLSVGGGMPVQKAVAEKWQQLTGKHLLEGYGLTECSPLVTGNPYNLTAYSGSIGLPVPSTDVKFLNDEGQEVPLGEPGEMWVKGPQVMKGYWNRPDSTAEAIVDGWIATGDIAEIDSEGYIRIVDRKKDMIIVSGFNVYPNEIEDVIATHPDVIECAAIGVPSESTGEAVKVFVVTKNANLTGDELKTFCRRSLTAYKVPKIFEFREELPKSNVGKILRKDLRDEEKLKRNKSPA from the coding sequence TTGGAAAAAATCTGGCTAAAAAATTACCCTGCTGATGTGCCGGAAGAAATCAATCCTGATCGCTTCGCTTCTTTAGCAGAGTTACTGGAAAACGCGGTTTCTCAATATGCCGATCAGCCTGCTTTCATTAATATGGGCGCAGTGATGACCTATCGGAAATTAGAAGAAAGAAGCCGCGCCTTTGCTGCCTACTTACAAAATGGACTGGGACTTAAAAAAGGTGACCGTGTTGCCTTAATGATGCCTAACTTATTGCAGTACCCAATTGCTTTATTTGGAATATTGCGAGCGGGAATGGTTGTTGTGAATGTGAATCCGCTCTATACCCCAAGGGAGTTAGAACATCAGCTTAATGATAGCGGCACAACTGCGATTGTGATTGTCTCAAACTTTGCCTCTACACTTGAAAAAATCGTCTATAACACCAAAGTTAAACACGTGATTTTAACCCGTATGGGGGATCAACTTTCGCGGCCTAAAGCGACGATTGTTGATTTTGTCGTTAAATACGTAAAACGCTTAGTACCAAAATACAATTTACCCGATGCCATCTCATTTCGCCGTGCTATGCATTATGGTTATCGGATGCAATACATTAAACCCAATATTTCAGGTGGTGATTTAGCCTTCTTGCAATATACAGGGGGAACTACTGGGGTGGCGAAAGGAGCGATGTTAACCCATCGCAACATGTTAGCTAACCTAGAACAAGCAAGAGCCGCATACGGCCCTGTATTGAAATTTGGTGCTGAATTTGTGGTGACCGCGTTGCCGTTGTACCATGTGTTTGCATTAACCGTAAATTGCTTACTTTTCATCAATGTGGGTGGCGTTAATTTACTTATCACTAACCCGCGGGATGTCCCTGATACCGTCAAACAACTGGGGCGTTATCCTATCACCTCAATTACTGGGGTTAACACGCTGTTTAATGCGTGGATCCACAATGCTGAGTTTCAAAAGTTGGATTTTTCACGCTTAAGGTTGTCAGTAGGCGGTGGGATGCCGGTGCAAAAAGCCGTGGCTGAAAAGTGGCAACAACTGACAGGCAAACATTTGCTTGAAGGTTATGGCCTAACAGAGTGTTCACCGCTGGTGACGGGGAACCCGTATAATCTCACGGCATATAGTGGTAGTATTGGTTTACCGGTTCCATCAACGGATGTGAAATTTCTTAATGATGAAGGCCAAGAAGTCCCTCTAGGTGAACCTGGTGAAATGTGGGTAAAAGGCCCGCAGGTGATGAAAGGGTATTGGAACCGTCCAGACTCCACCGCTGAAGCTATCGTTGATGGCTGGATAGCGACAGGGGATATCGCAGAAATCGACAGTGAGGGTTACATCCGCATTGTTGACCGTAAAAAAGACATGATCATTGTTTCAGGGTTTAACGTCTACCCTAATGAAATTGAAGATGTTATTGCAACTCACCCTGATGTCATTGAATGCGCGGCGATTGGCGTGCCAAGCGAAAGCACAGGGGAAGCCGTGAAAGTTTTTGTTGTCACGAAAAATGCGAATTTGACGGGGGATGAGCTAAAAACATTTTGCCGTCGTTCATTAACTGCGTATAAAGTGCCTAAAATATTTGAATTTCGCGAAGAATTACCTAAATCAAACGTTGGAAAAATCCTACGAAAAGACTTACGCGATGAAGAAAAATTGAAAAGAAATAAGTCACCCGCCTAA
- a CDS encoding Slp family lipoprotein — translation MNIELNCRNALKGLFVASVLALTGCVSIPASIQGSVQNPADSLTSVQNAPEMYIGQEARFGGKVLAVANEPTRTRLEIAVMALSKYDAAPELNAPSIGRIYAYINGFREPSDFTNRYVTVVGKITGEQQGKVGQVPYKYVTLDVTGFQRWNVAQSVMIPPSGPWGYGYYGDPYYYNHPWGYGYGYPGGPAQVHTYLTE, via the coding sequence ATGAACATCGAATTGAACTGCCGTAATGCACTGAAAGGCCTTTTTGTTGCAAGCGTATTAGCACTAACTGGGTGCGTTTCAATACCCGCATCAATTCAAGGGTCAGTTCAGAATCCCGCAGATAGCTTAACATCTGTACAAAATGCACCTGAAATGTATATTGGTCAGGAAGCACGTTTTGGTGGTAAAGTTCTCGCAGTGGCGAATGAACCTACCCGGACACGTTTAGAAATTGCGGTGATGGCACTCAGTAAATACGACGCTGCGCCAGAACTTAATGCGCCATCTATTGGCCGTATTTATGCTTATATTAATGGTTTCCGTGAGCCAAGCGACTTTACCAATCGCTATGTGACTGTTGTAGGAAAAATTACCGGAGAACAACAGGGGAAAGTTGGGCAAGTCCCCTATAAATATGTCACTTTAGATGTGACAGGCTTCCAGCGTTGGAATGTCGCGCAAAGTGTGATGATCCCGCCGTCAGGCCCATGGGGCTACGGCTATTATGGCGACCCGTACTACTATAATCACCCTTGGGGTTATGGTTACGGTTATCCAGGAGGCCCTGCACAAGTCCATACCTACCTAACTGAATAA
- a CDS encoding RidA family protein: MTIKRIDPDNRWSEAVIHNNVIYYTSVPENLDADIVAQTANTLAAIDVMLERVGSDKSKILDATIFLADKADFAGMNQAWDAWVVAGSAPVRCTVQALLMKPEYKVEIKIVAAID; encoded by the coding sequence ATGACTATTAAACGTATTGACCCCGATAATCGTTGGTCTGAAGCTGTTATTCACAATAATGTGATTTATTACACCAGTGTTCCCGAAAATTTGGATGCCGATATTGTCGCTCAAACAGCGAATACATTAGCCGCTATTGACGTGATGTTAGAGCGTGTCGGTTCTGATAAGAGTAAAATTCTTGATGCCACCATTTTCCTTGCGGATAAAGCTGACTTTGCGGGGATGAACCAAGCATGGGATGCATGGGTAGTTGCTGGTAGCGCACCTGTTCGTTGTACAGTTCAAGCCCTACTGATGAAACCTGAATACAAAGTTGAAATCAAAATTGTTGCGGCAATTGATTAA